One region of Candidatus Zixiibacteriota bacterium genomic DNA includes:
- the frr gene encoding ribosome recycling factor: MMEKLFSETEDKMSKSFQAVKREFASLRTGKASTSLLDNIKVDYHGTILPLNQLASISAPEPRLLVVQAWDKGIVSEISKAIQKADLGLNPLVEGNIIRLPIPALNEERRKEMVKLCKKIAEEGKIAIRNIRREANDNLKKAEKSKDISEDQQKKGFDRIQEQTDSYINKIDDLMDDKEKDIMAV, encoded by the coding sequence ATGATGGAGAAACTTTTTTCTGAGACCGAAGACAAGATGAGCAAAAGTTTCCAGGCGGTTAAACGGGAGTTCGCCTCTCTTCGAACCGGCAAGGCTTCGACCTCACTCCTGGATAACATCAAGGTCGATTACCACGGGACTATTTTACCGCTCAATCAACTGGCCTCGATATCCGCCCCGGAACCAAGGCTTTTGGTGGTCCAGGCTTGGGATAAAGGGATCGTCAGTGAAATCAGTAAGGCGATCCAGAAGGCTGATCTGGGCCTGAATCCTCTGGTGGAGGGCAATATAATACGTTTGCCAATCCCGGCCCTTAATGAGGAACGGCGAAAAGAAATGGTGAAACTCTGTAAAAAAATCGCCGAGGAGGGCAAAATCGCCATCAGGAATATCCGGCGAGAGGCCAATGATAACCTGAAAAAGGCAGAAAAATCAAAGGATATTTCAGAGGATCAGCAGAAAAAGGGATTTGACAGAATTCAGGAACAAACAGATTCTTATATTAATAAAATCGATGATTTGATGGACGACAAAGAAAAAGATATAATGGCTGTTTGA
- a CDS encoding UMP kinase has product MEDGQHQKYRRVLLKLSGEILAGSDSFGINSDAIDNVCRQIKAVVDHKVELAVVIGGGNIFRGLSASGMDMDRVTADQMGMMATIINALGLQDRLENMGLFTRVMSAVRIESFAETYIRRRAVRHLEKGRLVIFAAGTGNPFFSTDTAAALRASEINADVILKATKVDGVYSDDPVTHPGAEFFRNLTYMDVIRRQLQVMDLTAITLCKDSNIPIIVFNVNRPGNLQKIILGEEVGTIIS; this is encoded by the coding sequence ATGGAAGATGGCCAGCATCAAAAATATCGCCGGGTTTTACTTAAATTATCCGGCGAAATTCTGGCTGGTTCCGATTCTTTTGGCATTAATTCCGATGCCATCGATAATGTCTGCCGACAAATTAAAGCCGTGGTCGACCACAAGGTCGAACTGGCTGTCGTTATAGGCGGAGGCAACATCTTTCGCGGATTGAGTGCCTCCGGGATGGACATGGACCGCGTGACCGCCGATCAAATGGGCATGATGGCGACCATTATCAATGCCTTGGGATTACAGGATCGCCTTGAGAATATGGGTCTTTTTACCCGGGTCATGTCGGCCGTTCGAATCGAATCCTTCGCCGAAACATATATCCGCAGGCGGGCTGTGCGTCATCTGGAAAAAGGACGGCTGGTTATTTTTGCCGCCGGAACAGGCAATCCCTTTTTCAGTACCGATACCGCCGCGGCCCTCCGGGCTTCAGAGATAAACGCTGATGTGATTCTGAAAGCCACCAAAGTTGACGGGGTTTATTCCGATGATCCGGTGACTCATCCGGGGGCCGAATTTTTCAGGAATTTGACCTACATGGATGTCATCCGGCGGCAACTCCAGGTTATGGATTTGACCGCCATAACGCTGTGCAAAGATAGTAATATCCCTATAATTGTATTTAATGTCAATCGGCCGGGAAATCTTCAGAAGATTATCCTGGGAGAAGAGGTCGGGACAATTATTTCTTGA
- the tsf gene encoding translation elongation factor Ts, with product MDISAQMVKELREKTGAGMMDCKKALTATGGDFDKAVDFLREKGIAKAASKAGRSTKEGIIASYIHAGSKLGVMVEINCETDFVARTDDFQSFAKDIAMQIAAANPLSVSRDNVDAAVIEKEREIYRQQALNEGKPEKIVNKIVDGKLDKYYSEVCLLEQPFVKDGDKTIRDVVTEAIARLGENIEIKRFIRFQLGE from the coding sequence ATGGATATCTCAGCTCAAATGGTAAAGGAATTACGCGAGAAAACGGGCGCCGGAATGATGGATTGCAAAAAAGCTCTTACCGCCACCGGCGGCGATTTCGATAAAGCGGTTGATTTCCTGAGAGAAAAGGGCATTGCCAAAGCCGCCAGTAAAGCGGGGCGGTCCACCAAAGAGGGTATAATTGCTTCATATATTCACGCCGGTAGCAAACTCGGTGTTATGGTAGAAATAAATTGCGAGACCGATTTTGTGGCCCGAACTGATGATTTCCAGAGCTTCGCCAAAGACATTGCCATGCAAATCGCGGCGGCCAATCCCCTGTCCGTATCCCGTGATAATGTCGATGCCGCCGTAATTGAAAAGGAAAGAGAAATCTATCGTCAACAGGCCCTCAATGAAGGTAAACCGGAGAAGATTGTCAATAAAATCGTTGATGGTAAATTGGATAAATACTATTCCGAGGTTTGTCTTCTGGAACAGCCCTTCGTCAAAGACGGTGATAAAACCATCCGGGATGTTGTAACCGAGGCCATCGCCCGGCTCGGAGAAAATATAGAAATCAAAAGATTCATTCGTTTTCAGTTGGGTGAATAA
- the rpsB gene encoding 30S ribosomal protein S2 produces the protein MKELLEAGVHFGHQTRRWNPKMKPFIFTERNGIYIIDLNKTLEAIERACMKVREVMARGQSILFVGTKKQAKDVIRDEATRCGQFFVTERWLGGMLTNFSTIKSSIKKLKDLERMKEEGEYEKFTKKERSRFDRKAQKLDKVLGGIKDMNYLPGMLFVVDAKKEKIAIAEASNLGLPIVAILDTNADPDPIDFPIAANDDAIKSIRIITRAIVDSVIDAKASVTEEEIMKKVESEQSNNVTSYISGDDEDEK, from the coding sequence ATCAAGGAATTATTGGAGGCGGGAGTCCATTTTGGTCATCAGACCAGGAGATGGAATCCCAAAATGAAGCCGTTCATTTTTACGGAGCGGAACGGAATTTATATTATCGATCTCAATAAAACGCTCGAGGCTATCGAACGGGCTTGCATGAAGGTCCGGGAAGTGATGGCCCGCGGGCAATCGATTCTATTCGTCGGTACCAAAAAACAGGCCAAGGACGTTATCCGTGATGAAGCCACGAGGTGCGGGCAGTTCTTTGTCACCGAGCGGTGGCTGGGCGGGATGCTGACCAATTTTTCGACGATTAAATCCTCGATCAAAAAGCTCAAAGATCTGGAAAGAATGAAAGAAGAAGGTGAATACGAAAAATTCACCAAAAAAGAACGGTCGCGTTTTGACCGCAAAGCCCAGAAACTTGATAAGGTTCTCGGCGGAATCAAAGATATGAATTATCTGCCTGGAATGCTCTTCGTGGTGGATGCCAAGAAAGAGAAAATAGCGATCGCGGAAGCCTCCAATCTGGGTCTTCCAATTGTCGCCATACTGGATACCAATGCCGATCCGGATCCGATCGATTTCCCGATTGCGGCTAATGATGACGCTATTAAGTCGATTCGAATAATCACCCGGGCTATTGTCGATTCCGTTATCGATGCCAAAGCTTCGGTCACTGAAGAAGAAATTATGAAAAAAGTCGAATCAGAGCAGTCCAATAATGTGACCTCATATATCTCCGGTGATGATGAAGACGAGAAATAG